The Calothrix sp. PCC 7507 DNA segment ATTTTCTGCCAGAATTTTTTAAAGGAGCCATTATAGCTATTAATCAGTTACCTGTTCTTGAAGATACTCTCTGGTTAAGGGTGTTGGGGAAAGGAAGGACGCAAAAACAGGCTGTAGAAGAGTTGGTTCAACTGTCAGAAGGAAGCTCTAGATGGGATCAACTGCTAGAGATTTTAGCTTCTTGGCGCAAAAATATAGAGGTGAAAGATAATGTAAGTGACGAGGAAAGGGAGTTGATTATGAACTTATCACCAGCTTATCTTAAGCAACGGGAAGAATGGCGACGAGAAGGACTGCAAGAAGGACGACAAGAAGGACTGCAAGAAGGAGAGAAGAAGGTACTACTGCGGTTACTCAGGCGACGCTTTGGGGACATTGCTCCTGATTTAGAGCAGAGAATTATCAGTTTATCGATTCCCCAGTTGGAGTCCTTGGTAGATGCTCAGTTAGATTTTTCTAGTTTAGATGATTTAGCAACCTGGTTGTCAGCACACAGTTAATTTCAAGTCGAGCTAAGAGGTTGTTTGAAAAGTGGTCGGCTGTGATTTTAGGCACTTGGCGATCGCTTTCATCAATTGCCCCTACTGCGTGCAGTTTTGCGTCAGTACTATCAACAAAAAAGCCTGCATAAGCAGGCTAAGACCAGAATTAAGTGTAGTGTGTCAAGCTACGGCACTACAGAAGTTGTAAAAGTTCTTTAATTTTCGTGTCTTGGCGCTGCTTGAATTTTTCCGGAAAATGGAACTCGATCGCTATCTTACCGCTTGGTTGTTCTTCAACTGTGGCAACTTCGGCAACAAATCGGCTAGATGAGGGATTATCAGCATCCTGATTCAATAACAAACCAACCAATGGTTTGACAGTCCGCATTGTGTGTAAGTCCTGTTGTCCCAGAACTTTGTCAGATGATAAGGCTTTGGTATCCTCTAATTCCAAGCGTAAACCTGTCACCCCTAATTCTGTTGCCACTCCAGAAAACAGATGACCATCCCAGTAGAGTTGACTTGCAGTGTGAACTTGCTTGCGGACTTTTTTGCGGTTGGTTCTTTGGATGTCACGCAAGGAACGAGTGAGACTGGTAGCTAAAAATCCAAAAGAAGCCATTGGTTGATCTACATCCGCTCGCTTCTGGGAATACCATTCCCGCACATCAGAATATAAAACTAGTGTGAGAGCATCAAGTTGGGCGCGATTGGGATTGACAAAATCAATTGCCAGCAGTGTTTCTGTATCATTAACAGGAGATACGCGGATAATTCGCGCTGTGAGAGAGGCGCTAGCGGTGAAATCTCCCATGATTTCGATTTCTACTTCGTCTGGTAAATTGGGCCAAGATTCCAAAGAAATTAAAGCACCAGTTTCGGAGATATTTACCGTCTCGCCCATGATAACTTGGTCATTGCTAGAAATAATCACAGTTAGCGATCGCTGCAACCGGTGAGCCGAACGTACTTGTGGTTGTTCAAAACCAACTAACAAAGCAGCTACCAGTAACACCAAGTTAAAACCAGACCACATGGTATTAACTAAGACAGCTTGCCAATCTTCAGGGCGTAGTAGTAGCCAATAAGGGACAGCCAGTAAAGAGGAAATCACCACTCCCGCTACTATTAACAAACCACGCATCGACTCCCAGTCAAATGTGCGCTGAGTAACAGATATCCCTTTGTCAGTAACATTGAACGAACCCATCTTCGGGTTAATCAGCGCTAATAACGTCACCCACCCAGCCTGGAACGCCATTGCAAACTCAAAGATTTCATTCCAGAAAGAGAACCGGACACGTTTGTAGATGATGAAATTAGCAAAAAGAGAGAGCAATATGTGTGGTATTGCATAGGCTAAGGTTTCTAAACCCAAACCTTGGACAGAATTAATGCCAAATAATAAAAATAGCGTGGGAGCAACTGCATATACTAATCGAGGATACCCATACAAAAAGTGAGAAGTCGCACTTAAATAACAAATCCGCTGGGCTAATGTCAGCTTCAACTTCCGGTTAAAAAAGGGATTTTCCAGTCGCAGTATTTGCGCCATTCCTCTCGCCCAGCGCACTTGTTGACCCACATAAGAAGAAAACGTTTCTGGCGCCAAGCCAGCCACCATAATTTTGTCGTAATATACCGACCTATAACCTAGTGAATGCAACCGCAGGGCTGTATGACAATCTTCCGTAACCGTTTCTACGGCAATTCCCCCAACTTCTAGAAGATGGGATTTGCGGATTAAGGCTGCTGAACCACAGAAAAAGGCAGCATTCCAAAAATCGTTACCTTTTTGTAGCACCTTATAGAACAACTCATTACCCACCGGAATTCTCCCGTCGGTAAACAAATTGCGCTCGAAGGGGTCAGGATTATAGAACCAGTGAGGCGTTTGCACAAACGACACTTTCGGGTCGAAAAAGAAGCCCGCTGTATGTAGGATAAATTGGCGTGATGGGATGTGGTCACAATCCAAAATCATCACTAAATCGCCACCAGTTTTATGCAGCGCCGTGTTGATATTACCAGCCTTGGCGTGGTCGTTATTGTCCCGCGTCATGTGTATGCAACCGAGTTCCTGGCACATTTGCCGCAGTTCTTCCCGTCTAGCGCTAAACTTTTCTCGCCGTGGGTCGTCTTCTTTGTATCTTTCTGGACGACCATCATCGAGGACATAAACCTTTTTTTTCCCAGTACTATAGTCACACGCTAAGGCTGCTAGTGCCGTCTTGCGGACAATCTCAACGTCTTCATTATAAGTTGGGATATAAATATCAACATTGAACCATTCTGCTTCCGGAATAGCGGAAAGATTGACTGGTTGGCGTTCTTTGATTTTGAGGGTTTGAAAGTATGCCAACACCAATGTCAAAATGGCATAGAGTTCTGCCGCAAATAATAATACACAAGCCGTACTGTTAATCCAACCATCAAAGTTGAGGGTGTAGCTAGTGCGGTAGTACAGATAACGGAGAGTGGTGACTAAACTTAGCCACACTAAAAATAAGTGATAATACTGACTGCGATCAGCAGAAGATTCTTTATCCTCAGCTTTGATCACTAACTGACCAAGTAGCACTAGAAAGACGGCTATTACACCCTGTTGCCATACTTCTATCGGGGTAATAATCAGCGGGATTGAAAGCACCACTAACAACAGAGAAAGCAACTTTAACTGTTTTATACCCGCTTTTTTGAGAGTGCGGTCAAAGAATCTGGGAGTAAGGTCAATCAGCCAGCTACTCAAATTGAGGTTTTGGCGATCGCTTTGTTTACGAGGCGGTTTGTATGAAGAAGAGGACATTTTGAATCTTAAATTTTAAATTTGGGACTTTGTTAGGGTGGTCAGATCCCCGACTTCTTCAAGAAGTCGGGGATCTCAAATCACTAAATATTTACCAACTCAGTGCTGAGTGCCTATAGGCTTTGAGTAAATTTAAGAAGTACTCAGTACTTTCGCACAGGGCGTAAAAGCCCCGCCCCTTGTGGACGGAATCTTCTTATAGAGAGAAGGTTGATACCACGCTCTCATTGTGGGCGGTCTTTTAACTCAGCACTCAGCACTTTTAACTCAGCACTCTTCATTTCCCATCGCCAGGAGTCAGGCGTTTGAGATACAACTGAGCAATGCCATAGAGGAGAAGGGATATACCCACAATCCCTAGAGGTAAAAATAGCCAGTTTTCTTGTAAAAACCGCGATGCCTTACTGAGGATAGTTGTATTTTCCAAACGACGAGTTGAGGGGGCGCTTTGGAAAAACTCTAGTTGATAGGCGTCGGGATTATAAGCAGAGGGATTTTTCTGATCGCTAC contains these protein-coding regions:
- a CDS encoding DUF4351 domain-containing protein, translated to MTRQPHDQFAKEYLEELLSSLGRVETSKDVKSEVREIDVWFVPSASPSNASELGLLAKMAATSCLFEPFRNSPSEGEIRSCLLKLYTVHGDLLRQAKREKRSLSEGELPCLWILTPSCSPRMLNGFGAKIQESENWVEGVYFLPEFFKGAIIAINQLPVLEDTLWLRVLGKGRTQKQAVEELVQLSEGSSRWDQLLEILASWRKNIEVKDNVSDEERELIMNLSPAYLKQREEWRREGLQEGRQEGLQEGEKKVLLRLLRRRFGDIAPDLEQRIISLSIPQLESLVDAQLDFSSLDDLATWLSAHS
- the bcsA gene encoding UDP-forming cellulose synthase catalytic subunit gives rise to the protein MSSSSYKPPRKQSDRQNLNLSSWLIDLTPRFFDRTLKKAGIKQLKLLSLLLVVLSIPLIITPIEVWQQGVIAVFLVLLGQLVIKAEDKESSADRSQYYHLFLVWLSLVTTLRYLYYRTSYTLNFDGWINSTACVLLFAAELYAILTLVLAYFQTLKIKERQPVNLSAIPEAEWFNVDIYIPTYNEDVEIVRKTALAALACDYSTGKKKVYVLDDGRPERYKEDDPRREKFSARREELRQMCQELGCIHMTRDNNDHAKAGNINTALHKTGGDLVMILDCDHIPSRQFILHTAGFFFDPKVSFVQTPHWFYNPDPFERNLFTDGRIPVGNELFYKVLQKGNDFWNAAFFCGSAALIRKSHLLEVGGIAVETVTEDCHTALRLHSLGYRSVYYDKIMVAGLAPETFSSYVGQQVRWARGMAQILRLENPFFNRKLKLTLAQRICYLSATSHFLYGYPRLVYAVAPTLFLLFGINSVQGLGLETLAYAIPHILLSLFANFIIYKRVRFSFWNEIFEFAMAFQAGWVTLLALINPKMGSFNVTDKGISVTQRTFDWESMRGLLIVAGVVISSLLAVPYWLLLRPEDWQAVLVNTMWSGFNLVLLVAALLVGFEQPQVRSAHRLQRSLTVIISSNDQVIMGETVNISETGALISLESWPNLPDEVEIEIMGDFTASASLTARIIRVSPVNDTETLLAIDFVNPNRAQLDALTLVLYSDVREWYSQKRADVDQPMASFGFLATSLTRSLRDIQRTNRKKVRKQVHTASQLYWDGHLFSGVATELGVTGLRLELEDTKALSSDKVLGQQDLHTMRTVKPLVGLLLNQDADNPSSSRFVAEVATVEEQPSGKIAIEFHFPEKFKQRQDTKIKELLQLL